tgtttttataaaaacacaaaaagatcTATAAAAATGGCTAATGATGGTTCTCTATGCAGGATGAGACTTGAGAGAGATTTTATTTTAGTTCTCTATTGCTTGAATTGTTTATAGTACGTAAATATTATTTTCTGGATGAAAATAAAAGGCTGTGTGTAAAAGCTTACCCATCACATGATGCTTTGCCCTTCCACCCTCCCGAGGCCCACTTCTGGTGACTTCCTGTCCTCCAGCTTTGTATCTTTTCACAGGAACATGATGGAGAGCAAAGAAAGCTTGTAGTGGATAAGTTATGGTAACTTATTTCATAAACAGTGCTTCAAAGTTTATAGTTAataaaaaactgctttttatGTTGGAAAAAATGGCCAAGTCTAACAGTAAAGACTTTCATGGAAAACATTTACTGACCCCGTGGACTTCTGGTTACTGCCTGCtgccctcctttccttctcttcctccttccctctccatgTCAGCAATTTTGGGATCTCTATTCTAAAAAAAGCTCCAAAATCTGAGTCATGTTTCTTTTCCTCAGAATTAATATGCAAGCTTCCTCCAGTCTTTCTCatgctaaagaaaaaataaaccagaaaaaaattaataatgagTGAAGATGCAATAATTCAAAACCATCTACTCTGGTTTTcactgggagagaaaggaaggacagagggatAGGAAAGAATGCAAAACAAGGTAGGATCCATTCAAAAGAACAAAGTTAAAATATGGCTTCCAGTAGACAAAGTTAGAGTCTTCAAGCTAACATTTTCAAAAAGGACCCCCACTTGGGCCTTCCATTAACTGGAAAACAAATATCCATATTTGCAATGGATGATTCCCTTCAGACTATACTTCTTATCCTACTCACATCTTTAATTGGCAGGTACAATGGGAAAATTGTAAATGCAAAGCAAACACATAATTTTTGACCCTCAGAAAATGTCCTGATTATTTGTAGTGATTATATCTGATCAGGTCAGTTAGTCTATCTTCTCAGTCAAAATAATGCTTGTAACACAATATAGAGTCGACTGGAAATAGATACAAACCAGATAATTATTATCACTTTAATGAATGAAGCAAAGCACGAAATTATTCAGCGTTAAGTGTcctagaaaaatattaaaattttgcattATTTGCAGCTTAATTCTTTTGTGCAATGTAATACCAATGGCATAAATGTAACAGCTGACGTTTTTAGAGTTAAACTTTGACATTCTggacctcaaaacaaaacaaaacaatacttgAAACTGGCATACTATGAAGATTTGTTTTGATATATGTGAGATATTCTCATTGCTTTATGCCAGAAATGAAGAGAAACTGAGCACTCATGAGTAGatcatattttataatatatttaagcaTAAAAGTTTCAAAATGTGCCCAAAGGAAAACTAATTAAAACAAATCACATCTTTACGCTGTACCTCAGAATTCCTTACTTGGaatattttgtaaatggaatCCAGCTTGTGAAGTCACTTAGTCATGAGTATACTGATTTTAGCAAattaatttattagattaaatTTGCTCACTTAAAAAATAGCTGGCTTTTTCTGAAAATGTTTACTAAAATAGATAGGAAAAGACTTTATCTTAACTAAAAGTTCCAAATATAATATGTATCatgtaataatagtaattatttacaatatatttttaaaaaaatgacaatattCAGATTAAATGCAGACAAGAAAACATCAcatttttaacacttgatatttCCATTCATTCTTGATGTACTGCAACTGGAAGAGATTTCACATGTTTAGTTTTCAATCTACTCCAGGAGATTTGTATCgaaatttttttttgccattagaAACTGTGACTCTTTATGGGACCTTTTCAGCTTTGCACGCCGATTTTGGAACCAGATctaaaattaaggaaaaagaagactgTTCTCAGAAACATTACTTTATTATTCTTAACATTCAACCATCATGAGTAACAACTAACTTTGAAAATTACCTGGATTCGGTCTTCCTCTAGATTCAATTTTTGAGCTAATTCTTCTCTAATATCGATGCCAGGATAGCAGTTTACTCTAAAGACATCTTCCAAAACTTCAATCTAAGAATAAGAAAACAGTTCTTTAAAATGTTGATATTTGGTATGGCACcataaaatggactttaatttCTATAGCAAAATACTAGCATTAAATCCTTGGCAATTAAGCCATCtggcctttcctttctttctaaaaactgcttaaaaatgaTACagtctattattttattaatcacGCTTCTAAACTGAGATCCCAAAGTGAATGGGCTTTTTGCTAAACAAGATATCGGTTAAAGGCTTTGTATTATTACCGGTTGAAACAACTCCCTACCTGGTTTTGAGTAAAAGCAGTTCTTGGTCTTCGGCCTCTATACCAACTCAACTCTCTTTTCAAAGACAGTCTTTGCGAGGGTGAAAAGTAATTTTCATATTTCAGTACTGTTTCTTCCGGCACTGGGTGATCCACAGTACAAGAGAATGAGATTCCATTGGGAAGGCTGGGGACATGTAGGCATAGGTTTCCATCTTTCCCTAAAAACAGAATAATACTCATCTTAGATATCCAATCCAATATTCCACAAAATTCTAAAGGAAGTAGTTTCAGGAACTTGTCTTTAATTTTCCCAGTGGAATTCTTCTGGGTTTCAAAAAAGAACTGACCCCTCACCAactgaaaaccaaacaaaaagaagacatttttggtctctcaatgtcatttattttttcagtgaAAACAGTTCGAATATCTGGTGTGTCAAATAAACACACAAAGAGACCTTCTGAAGTAAATTTCAGGTTCTTGGCATTTCCTGTGAGAGAATTTATAACCACTTGGCTCTAAGGCtgataatcttttttatttcccacTGGACTCAGCTTCAGTTATGTAATTGGATGAAACTGCAGTTTCTTTCTAACTCTAGGTAGTATGGAATAAAGGCAAAATTAATCACCacaaatgaaataatgaagagtttttaaaaaattaggttgTGGCATACCTGAGGAGCGGCAGGTGTCTGCCCAGGGCCTGTGAGGTTTCTCTGATGGACGGCAATCTTGCTTCTGGTCCAGTCCTAGGATGCTTTCAATCGAAAAGGAGCAGGGTGAGGGTTTGCTTTCCCCAAGCCGAGAGCCGTCCTGAAGGCTGGGAGACATCCTTGCGTGGGCTGCACAGAGCAACAGCTCTGTCCTCTCCCCGCCTCTCTGCTGCTTCTGCCCCACGTGCACGGGGCTGGAATCTTGCAGTTCACCTTATAGCTCTGCTGACAAGGGGGCTGGATTTAGAACGTCACTAATTAAAATCCTGTCTTAGAAAGTTTTAGCATGTCAATGAACACTCTCCCACCCTGAAAATCAGAGttaattgtttatttgtttgcaaGTAATTAGCAACTAATGGCTACACTAGGGGGGCCACCTACAGGGACAAAAAGTGTTATCTCTCCTAAGCAGAACACAGACTTAACTTTCTCAAAAGAAGTGATGCACTCCTCTTTTATTTAAAACCATTAATGTATAAAATCATGCTTTTTATTCTGAAGTTTATACTTTCATGGGTTCCAGTTACCTAAACATACAGGCAAGATAGGAAAGCAGTCAAGTAATAAATAATCTAATTTAAGTGAATTTTCTTCTGaggaaattggaaaaaataataatctctTAATGCTATTACGGTAATTCTGATGAAAATGCCCGTTTTTCATATGCATATGTAATAGTGAATGTTGTCAGTGAAAACACAATAGTATTTGGAGTGCAGCATACTGGAAAAGGTTGGCAATGTTATTAAAACTGAGTGTAATTGTCTTCCAAGTGCCTGGATTAATTCACAAGTACAGTTTCCACcaagtattttaaataattaatgggCTAATTCCCTCCTTTCATCTTTTCTTCTAAATGAGAGAGATACAGGTTTATATGAAGATTCATATGTAACCACCCTCAAGCATTTAAAAGCATGGTGATCAAACTAAAGAGAAGAATTTCTTCCCCCACTGCAGTTATCACAAAGAAAAGAACATCTTTCCctgtatattttaaagtaaaatttcccTCTGCTGATCTTTTGAGAGACTGGGTTTTTTTCATGAAGATGATAATGAAGCTGGCTATTAAGATAGGGAAacgatagatggatctggaacctggcagagtccatgtggacatcaataacccccaagatggctgctggaagacgctccccaagattctgccactcagaaaaagacttcctctggaagtcaGGCTAAGCCcctgatattccccaaggaccttatcattgggccctcatgggagattgatgggaaagataatcaatcaaaatgataaacagctggaactcctccctgccattaacaaaggggtgggataattaaaaagttcaaaaagcaggcccAAAGCCTCAGCTCCCTCTCTCATGCACTCTCTCACCTGTGAACccatcctgccctctgtgcactacTCTCACTcttcttcctctgccatgtggccacacaagtaaaacctgggcatttataacctataatgggggattgtagtctgtaaatcaccccccttatcacttttcagcctcttcctctctacctggtacccctgatctgttattttctcccatttctcgttcctccctatctgaataaattactggcctaactcacctgacatgctcttgaaattcatttctatggcatagtcaagaacctagacaaaatctggtaacaataggGCTTGTGAAAAACCACCAAGAACCGAATACTTAAATTTCATAGTCCTAAAAAATGTTGAAATGCACAGAGAAGTATACTTACTAATTGGTAAGATTTTGACATCTCCTTCAACAGGGTGTGATACTTGTAGTTCTGGTACTCTGCTGCTTCTCCTAGTACCTTCTTGAAGATAAATTGAAGTGCCCACCGGTCTCTTCTTAAGGGAAAAGGACAAGTAGTCTCCATTCAC
The Dasypus novemcinctus isolate mDasNov1 chromosome 26, mDasNov1.1.hap2, whole genome shotgun sequence genome window above contains:
- the HESX1 gene encoding homeobox expressed in ES cells 1 → MSPSLQDGSRLGESKPSPCSFSIESILGLDQKQDCRPSEKPHRPWADTCRSSGKDGNLCLHVPSLPNGISFSCTVDHPVPEETVLKYENYFSPSQRLSLKRELSWYRGRRPRTAFTQNQIEVLEDVFRVNCYPGIDIREELAQKLNLEEDRIQIWFQNRRAKLKRSHKESQFLMAKKNFDTNLLE